ACGGCAACTCCTTACAATGACGAGATGGAGTCCCTCGCATTAGCATGGGCCGGGCTGGACCAGGTTCCTGTTAATAGTTTCAAGGGCTATATAGGTCATACCCTCGGTGCGGCCGGCGTAATTGAAACTATTCTTTCTGTTTACTCAATCCGGAAGGGTATTCTTTTCAAATCGGCAGGTTATCAAAAAAACGGTGTCTCCAAGCCATTGAACGTCATCACCGGAAATATTCACAAACCTGTCAGACGGATATTGAAGACCGCATCGGGGTTCGGCGGGTGCAACGCAGGGTTAGTTATTGGTTATTAGTTCCACCGTTTCACTGTTCCACCGTTCCACCGTTTCACCGTTTCACTATTCCAAGTTTCAAGTTTCATGAAATGATATGTACCTTTGGACGATGAAGATTACTATAATCGGTGCAGGGATTTCTGGTTTATCAGCCGGTTGTTATTTGCAGATGAACGGTTTTGAAACGGAGATCTTTGAGAAACACTCAAAACCGGGAGGTCTCTGCACCAGTTGGAAGGTCGGGGAATATACGTTCGACGGCTGCCTCCACTGGCTCCTGGGATCGAACAACAGCAATCCGTTCTACAAATTATGGTCGGAGCTCATTGATATGGAATCAGTTGAATTTGTCAGCCACGAGGTGCGGGTTGACATCGAAGTGGAACACAGCACGGATAAATATGGCAGCAGGGTATTTCATCTTTATACCGATTTGTCGCGGCTGGAGAATTACATGGTGGACATCGCACCTGAAGATGCTGTCCGGATTAAAAAGCTGATCCGTTCAATGCGCAGGATCCAGCGCTACGAGATGCCTCCGGAGATAAAAACCTTGCCGGCTTTTTATTCAATGAAGCAAAAGATCGGCATGATAAAGCATCTCCCGCTGCTGTTTTTCATGCTCAGGAACCGGTATGTAACGAATTTTTCCTTTGCTGAAAAACTCAGGAACCCATTTCTCAGGGAAGCATTCCGTATGATCTATGATGGCGAGGAATTTCCTCTAATTATTATCACGATCCCCCTGGCGTTTTCCGACCTGAAAGGGACCGGTTATCCCGTGGGCGGCTCCCTCCGTTTTTCGAAAAGGATCGAAGAAAAGTACCTGTCACTGGGGGGGAAGACCCATTATAATTCAGGCGTCAAAGAGATCCTGGTAAAAAATGACAGCGCAACAGGAATTCTTCTGGAAGACGGCCGGGAGATCGCATCGGATATTACTGTTTCTGCCGCCGACTGGTATTTTACCGTATTCAAGGCCCTGAAAGGTAATTTCACGAATAAGAAAATACTGGATCTCCGCGATGGGAAAAGCTTTCAGGTCTATTATTCAGTGATAAATGTGTCACTTGGAATTTCCCGGCCGCTCAGCGACCTACCGCATTTCTCAAGGTTTCCCATCCCAAAGGAACTCGTATCGCCCGATGGCACTATCTATACCAGGATGGAGTTACACGTTTATAATTATGACCCCACCCTGGCCCCGGCAGGAAAGACCTGCGTATCGGTCAGCTTTTATACACGGAAAGGCGAATTCTGGATAGATCTTTACAGGAACGATCGTCAAAAATACGAAAAGGCCAAAAGTGAGTTTGCCGAAGAGGTGATCGATATCCTCGAATGGAAAACAGGAAGGATAAAAGAATTTGTTGAGGTGATCGATGTTCTTACGCCGGCGACCTTCCACCGCTATACAAATAATTGGAAAGGCAGCACGCAAGGGTGGCTGCCGGGAAAGAACATCATGGCTTCTTCACCGGTCGGATTTGAATTACCGGGTTTGAAGAACTTTTTTTATACCAGCCACTGGTCGTTTCCCGGCGGGGGACTACCGGTAGCGATCAAGACAGCCCGTGACCTGGCACAGGTAATCTCCCGGAAGTACCATAAAATCAAGTGATTTAGTCTACTGACCTCTCCCCCGGGAAGGTATATCATAAGTCATGATTTTTTATACTATGATTCTCCTCCTTAATGGTTAAAAGCAATCCTGACTTCTTACGACGACCGGTTCTGGATAAATCCCAGGAAATTATCTTTGTGAATGATATTTATTTCAGCACCGGGATATGCAGTTATAAATGCCGTCGTACCCCTGACTTTGCCGGTCTCCTTCCATTTAAACTCAAATGCGTGAAGTTTACCGTCATATTCTTCAATATAATCGATCTCTTGCTGCCGGTTTGTACGCCAGAAATATACGTTTCGAAAAAGTCTGTGGTATTCATTATTTTTTAATCGCTCTGATATCATCAAATTCTCCCACAATGCTCCTGTATCATTACGTAATAACAAGTGACTGAACTGGTTGATGACAGCATTCCTGATGCCATTGTCATAAAAATAAATTTTCTTCGATCGTTTGAGTTCACTCCTCAGGTTGCCCGAAAAAGAAGTCAAACGGAAAATGATAAAGGCCTCTTCTAACAGATAGATATACCTTTCAACGGTTTCCTTATCGGCTTGAACAAGAATAGCCAATTCCCGGTTTGAAACCTGGTTCCCCAGCTGAAAGGCCAGTGCTTTAACCAATTTTTCCAATATTTCAGGTCTCCTGACTTCCCTGAGCGCAAAAACATCCTTATATAAATAATCTGAAATTAATTCAGACAGAACTTCTTTTTCACTACCGGCACGATTGATCACCTCCGGGTAAGAACCATATATCATACGGGTTTCCAACGATCGGACCAGCTCAAGTTTATTCTTATAATCAGCCAGTTCTTCCAATGATATTGGGTAAAGTTTAAACGTCCACTTTCTTCCTGTAAGGGATTCTTTTATCTTATCCGTGAGTTCAAAAGAGCTTGAACCTGTTGCAGCCAATTGTGTATCAGGGCAATTGTCGTGTATGATCTTCAATGTTAATCCTGAATTTTCAAGTCTTTGGGCTTCATCAATAATCACAAGCATCTCCGGCTGGAAAAGTTCTTTTGCCCGTGAAGAGTTGATGCCGTTCAAAAGCGCCCTGTCTTCCGGATTGTCAGCATTTAACCACAGGCTTTTACCCCCGTGGTTTTGTTGAATGCTGCTCATCAGTGTGGTTTTGCCAACCTGCCTCGGGCCAAGTAAAAGGATTGTTTTACCTGTAAATAATCTGCCGGTAATCAGCTCTTCCAGTTTTCTTTTTATCATATTAGTGGTTATAACCGACAAATATACATATTTATGTCGGATTAAACCGATATTTTTACGGTAAATTTTAACCGCAGAGAACTCAGAGGAGGCACAGAGGATGCAGAGAAGGGAACTTACTAATCAGGCAAGGAGGCTTGAGGCAGAAAGAGAATCATTCAATCTCAATCTTATCAATCTCTTTCATAATCCTGTCTGTTTCGGTTAGAGCGACGATGATCTTCTATTTTTCGTAGTACCATTATATTGAGCCTACGATTTTTTAACCTCTCATCCCAACAACCACTTCCAAACAGGTATAACCTGAATAGTACATTCATTGAGCTTTATTATCTCTTCTTCGTCTTCTGTTATGATCAATCCGTTGGTAAGATCATATTGCTGCATAGCTTCCAACAAACCATTTATTTCCCTGCTTTTGGTGTCTGAATTTTCAATGGACTGGCAAACCTGAAAGGCATTTATTATCTTCCCGTTTTCCCGGATGATGAAATCACATTCCTGCTTGTTTTTGTGATAATAAATTTCGTGTCCCTTTCTTTTTAGTTGAAGAAAAACAACGTTCTCCAATTGCCGTCCGAAGTTGTCACTGAATTGAAAAGATACAGAATTCGCCAGTCCGGTATCGATGGAATATATTTTTTTTGGATTTGCAAGTTGTTTTTTTAAGGAGAAGTCAAATTTATTGATGGAGAATATCAAATATGCATTTTCAAAATAACTGATATATTCTTTTACCGAGATGGCATTTGACAAACCAAATACATTTTTCAAACCATTATAGCTGATCTCCTTTGAGATATTGCTTATCAGAAAATGAATCATCTCTGTGATTGTCTTGACATTTCTGATATTGTACCTTGCAATCACGTCTTTGTATATAATATTTTCATACAGGTTCTTAAGATACTGGAGATGGGATGTTTGTAGGAATTCCGGAAACCCCCCATTCAAAATATAATTTCTGAAAGCTTTTTTCAATTGGGTTGATTTTTCCGCAGAATAGAAATCGTTTTTTTCAAGTTGAATTCCTTTAAATCGCAAATATTCATTGAATGAAAATGGAAACAACTCGGTCTGAATATTTCTCCCTGTAAGATGGGTGCCGAGTTCTTTGCTTAGCATGGTAGCATTGGAACCGGTGATATATATTTTATTGCCCTCGTTATACAAGCGCCTTACAAATCTTTCCCATCCATCAACATTTTGAATTTCATTGAAATAGTATGTATTTTCGGGTTCGTACAATTCGTGAAAAGCTTCATTTAGTTTTTCAAAATCATCATTTGAAAAACCAACCAGGCGATTATCATCAAAATTGATACTATAGTTCTTCTCTGGGTTATTTTCCCTGATATGCTGAACCAGGGTGGATTTTCCACACCTCCTGATGCCTGAGACAATCTGAATAAAAGGATCATTATACCCGCCTTCTAAGGATATTGTCTTGTCCCGCTGAATGAAATTGATACTCTTAGTTACCTCATTCTGAGCAACAATTACTTTTTTTATTTCTTCTTTGTTCATTTTACTACTAATTAGCAATTAGCAAAATTAATAAATATCACTAATTAATAATTAGTAAAATAAATTAAGAGATTGAATTTTTTCTATTGATGATTTTTAAATCTCCGTGTCTTCTCTGAGTTCTCTGCGGTTTTTAAAATTTAACCACAGAGAACTCAGAGGAGGCACAGAGGAAGCGGAGAGGGAAGCTTACTTATTCAGGCAAGGAGGCTTGAAATGAATTGTGGATAGCTGATGAGGGCACTAATAGAAGCATGAATTTTGCCCTTTCGTCTAAATCGGCATCCCAAACGCGATAAAGAACCCATTGGTGCCTATTGAAGTAAAGGCATATTCAAGCCGGATGACAAGATCGTAGTAACTGACAAAATCGAGCCCTAATCCCCAGCTGAATAACATTTTGTTGTCATAAGGATTTCCGCTGGAAAATTTATTCGCCACATATCCGCAATCTCCGAAGGCATTCAGGTAAAAGGCGTACTGCAATGATTTGAACTTGGTTTTTTCCTGCCCCGGCTTTACTTTTCTCACATTTGGTTTTACCAGCTCGTATTTGACATTACTTCTGAAATAATACATCTGGTCACCTTTGAGCGTATAAAGATCATACCCCCGGATGAAATCCTTTTTGTAAGTCATATTCTGCTGGTAATAATAAGGATAGTTCTCCCCGGATGAATTGACCGCTTTGACCATCTCGGCAATATAAAACTTCCGGCTCACAGTCTGGTAGAAATGAAAATCAATTCCATAGTAAAATATATCCACATCCCTGGAAATAATGCCCAATCCTTGCTTATCGATAAAAACCCTTAATAAATTACCTTTTAGCGGATAAGAATGACTGTTCCTCGAATCATAATAATAATCAGCGTAAAGGCTCAGCGAAGTATTAGATTTCTTGTTACCGGCCAGGAAATTGGTATCAAGGCTGAACAGGGAGTCGGAGACCCTGACCCATTCCCCGCTTAGTTTTAGTGTGGAATAATTGT
This DNA window, taken from Bacteroidales bacterium, encodes the following:
- a CDS encoding NAD(P)/FAD-dependent oxidoreductase, with product MKITIIGAGISGLSAGCYLQMNGFETEIFEKHSKPGGLCTSWKVGEYTFDGCLHWLLGSNNSNPFYKLWSELIDMESVEFVSHEVRVDIEVEHSTDKYGSRVFHLYTDLSRLENYMVDIAPEDAVRIKKLIRSMRRIQRYEMPPEIKTLPAFYSMKQKIGMIKHLPLLFFMLRNRYVTNFSFAEKLRNPFLREAFRMIYDGEEFPLIIITIPLAFSDLKGTGYPVGGSLRFSKRIEEKYLSLGGKTHYNSGVKEILVKNDSATGILLEDGREIASDITVSAADWYFTVFKALKGNFTNKKILDLRDGKSFQVYYSVINVSLGISRPLSDLPHFSRFPIPKELVSPDGTIYTRMELHVYNYDPTLAPAGKTCVSVSFYTRKGEFWIDLYRNDRQKYEKAKSEFAEEVIDILEWKTGRIKEFVEVIDVLTPATFHRYTNNWKGSTQGWLPGKNIMASSPVGFELPGLKNFFYTSHWSFPGGGLPVAIKTARDLAQVISRKYHKIK
- a CDS encoding ATP-binding protein, producing MIKRKLEELITGRLFTGKTILLLGPRQVGKTTLMSSIQQNHGGKSLWLNADNPEDRALLNGINSSRAKELFQPEMLVIIDEAQRLENSGLTLKIIHDNCPDTQLAATGSSSFELTDKIKESLTGRKWTFKLYPISLEELADYKNKLELVRSLETRMIYGSYPEVINRAGSEKEVLSELISDYLYKDVFALREVRRPEILEKLVKALAFQLGNQVSNRELAILVQADKETVERYIYLLEEAFIIFRLTSFSGNLRSELKRSKKIYFYDNGIRNAVINQFSHLLLRNDTGALWENLMISERLKNNEYHRLFRNVYFWRTNRQQEIDYIEEYDGKLHAFEFKWKETGKVRGTTAFITAYPGAEINIIHKDNFLGFIQNRSS
- a CDS encoding ATP-binding protein, coding for MNKEEIKKVIVAQNEVTKSINFIQRDKTISLEGGYNDPFIQIVSGIRRCGKSTLVQHIRENNPEKNYSINFDDNRLVGFSNDDFEKLNEAFHELYEPENTYYFNEIQNVDGWERFVRRLYNEGNKIYITGSNATMLSKELGTHLTGRNIQTELFPFSFNEYLRFKGIQLEKNDFYSAEKSTQLKKAFRNYILNGGFPEFLQTSHLQYLKNLYENIIYKDVIARYNIRNVKTITEMIHFLISNISKEISYNGLKNVFGLSNAISVKEYISYFENAYLIFSINKFDFSLKKQLANPKKIYSIDTGLANSVSFQFSDNFGRQLENVVFLQLKRKGHEIYYHKNKQECDFIIRENGKIINAFQVCQSIENSDTKSREINGLLEAMQQYDLTNGLIITEDEEEIIKLNECTIQVIPVWKWLLG